Part of the Catalinimonas alkaloidigena genome is shown below.
TGGGACTACAACCTGGTAAAAGTGATCGGATAGACGCAATCAGAATCAGCGAATACGCTTTTCGGTACGCAGACAAAGTAGTGAACTGGCAAGCAGAACGGCAGGTAATCATTAAACTTAGACAGTTAGTGGGGCTTAGAAAAAGGTTGCTTAATGCCAAAAGCATCCTAAAGGTACCCTTGTATGAGGTAGCTGATTTTCAAGATAGAAAGCTACAAAAGGAGATGGAAAAACTCAATAAAAAACCTATTGAGGCATTGGAAAAGCAGATTGCAGAAGTTGAAAAAAAGATCAATGAATTAATCAAAGAAGATGATTCTCTTTTCCATCTATTCAGTTTAGTCACTTCGGTAGAAGGGGTAGGACCAGTGGTGTTCTGAGAAATGGTCATTGCCACTAATGAGTTCAAGCTCTTCAGTTGTCCGAGAAAGTTTGCTTGTTATGCTGGGGTAGTTCCGTTTGAACATAGCTCTGGAATAAGCATCCGAGGGGGAACAAGAGTAAGCCATATTGCTAATAAGCGAGTGAAAAAGCTGCTACATATGGCCGCATTAGCGGTAATATCGAAACAGGGTGAGTTAGCAACTTACTACCACCGAAAAGTAGAGGAAGGAAAAAACAAAATGTCCGTTATCAATGCTGTTCGCAATAAGCTTATCCTTCGGGTTTTTGCTTGTGTGAGAGAAAATAGAAAATATGAAAAAAACTATATGCCTGCCCTTGATTAAACCATAGAAATCGTGGTGTTTTCCTTTCCTACCACATGCCTTTCACTTGGGAGCACCTTAGCGAAGCTCGGCCAATCATCCGTGTAGTAGGTACCCACCGAGAGCTTTTTGAGCTTGTGCAGTAAATGCTTGCCGGTCTGTGCGTCGCGGCCTCCCCATTCATGGGCAATGATTTCCCTTTTATCGAGGCTATATGCGTATATGAGCCATTTCTTCCTCCCTTTTTCACCTATAAATGTCCAGAATTCATCCAACTGCACACTCAGATAATAGGCCGAGGGAGGTTGCCATTCTCCTTGTTGGCAAGACAACCGCCCGATGCTGTCCAATACATACTCCTTTGATATCCCAAATATGTGAGCACAGTCTCGTACACCGACATTGCAGACCAAGGCACGCTTTACCAGCGGTTTTATCCAGGGTTCTGCACCCCTATACTGATAATCTGATTGGAACTGCTTCCTACATCCATGCTTGCAGTAGTAATTCTGTTTTCCGTCAGTCTTGATACCATTCTTTATTACGTTAGTGCTATGGCAATGTGGGCATTTTAAAGTTACTATGTGTTTCATATTTTAGTAACCCCATGTTGCCTTTTTAGATATATCGGCTAATTATACATTCTGAACCACAGCCGGTATAGATAATGCGGAAAATGGGTATAGTTGGGTATGTTATACCTTTAATTTATTGTAAGTATATATTGCTCCTTTAGTCAACTTGCTAGCCTGGCATCTTCTTGAGAAAGGCAATAATAAGAACTGCTAATCAAACTGATATACAATTATTTATGTCATAATGTTTGTGCCAAAACATAAACTAAAAAGTGTTTGAATTTGAAATAAGAATAATGTAAAACTTTGGTCAAGTAGTATCACGAGAAACATACTTTATACCCTACACCTTATTAAAAACAAATGCATGAAGTTGTAGAAAAGGTTTATTTTTAATATAATGTTTTGTTTCAGCTACTAATATCCAGCCACAACTACCTATGAATTATAATTTATCGGGTCTATTTGATGAAAATCCCTTGAGCACTGATAAGAGACTGTGGGAAGAATTCAGGCTAGGAGACAGGGCTTCTTATCAAAAGCTGTATAGTCTATACCTGACTGACTTATATAATTATGGCTATAAGATAATTCCGAACCGAGCTGTCGTCACTGACCAGATTCAGGATCTGTTTATTGATCTGTGGAAGTATAAGGAAGGGCTGTCTGAAGTCAAAAGCATCAAAAGTTATTTGTACCGCTCTTTAAGAAACAGGATCATCAAAGAGGTAAGTCAGAATAAATACATTTTCAGTGATATGGAGGCCACTTATGCGAATTCTCAGGTAGTTTTGCCATTTGAGAACAAGATCATAGAAAGTCAGACGCAATCAGAAACCATCAAAAAGCTGGATAAGGCCTTTATTGCATTATCTAAACGCCAGCGTGAAGTGATCAACTTACTTTTTTATGAAAAACTTTCTTACGAGGAGGTAGCGGATATTATGAGCATTAACCTGCGCTCTGTATACACCCTGGCCTGGAAAGCATTGTCCGTATTACGTAAAGAATTGACCTGCCTGATCTTCGCTGTATTCGTATACCTCCTTTTCAACGAATACTAAGGCTGCCTACCGTACTCCTTAACTCCCATTTAAACTATCGTAAAAAAATATTTCAAAAATAAAGGATAACTATTTGGGCTTTCTGACTCTTGCTATAAAAGAGTCAGTTAATGGATTATCAAAATTACAGTGTTGAGGATTTTGTTCTGGATGAAAAGTTCAGGAAATGGGTATTGAACCCGGACAAAGAACTCAATGATTTTTGGATTGAATGGCTGGATTTGTACCCTTACAAGGCGGCCGATGTAAAACAGGCTATTGTACTACTTCGGCAAATATCAGTACGTTATGATGGCCTCAGTGAACAGCAGCGCTCTTCTATGAGTTTTGCTATTGAAGAGGGGATAGATGCATGGGAAAAAAGCAAAATGCAGGAATCTCCTGAGCGGATCAAAACGGTTCCACTCAATGCATATGCAGTTACACATCAAAAATTAAGAGCATCAAAAGTAAACAAAAAGTGGTCAGGAACTTGGGTCCTTAAGATAGCGGCTTCCATAGTATTTATATTCGGAATGTTTTATGGATTTTACCATAACACCCAAGAGGCAGCGCAAGTATCGGAAATAGAATATACTGAAGTAGTTAAAGAAAACCCTTATGGACAAAAGCTTACAGTATTTTTAGCCGATGGTTCAAAAGTGATACTGAATGCTGGCAGTAAGATCAGTTTTACTGAACCCTTCCATCCTGATCACAGAACAGTAAACTTAGTAGGAGAAGCTTTTTTTGAAGTTGCCCAGGACAGTTTAAGGCCTTTTCAGGTAGAAAGTGCGGAGCTCACTACAATAGCCATAGGCACTAGCTTTAATATAGCTGCTTATCCGAATGACAGCTTTATAGAGGTATCACTTAGCAGTGGAAAAGTAAAAGTGAACTACCATGAGCGCATAGGAAGTGATACCGCAGGAGTATACTTTTTGCTCCCCGGAGAACAGCTCGGGTACAATAAAAGAAAGCAGCTTTTAACCAAAAGAACTTTTGATATGGATAAGGTGCTGGCCTGGAAAGAAGGGGTTATTTATCTGGAAAATGAAGATCAGGCTACGGTAGTCAAAACCCTGGAGCGATGGTACGGAACCCAAATAAAGGTAGAGGGGCAGAGTGCTTCTGAATGGAGTGTGACGGCCAAATTTGATAATCAATCGCTCAAAAGTGTGCTCACCTCCTTGAGTTATACCATGGGATTTGAATTTGAAATCAAAGAAAATCATGTACTAATCAAATATCCTACAAATACCTAAACTATGAACATGGAATATACAGACACTTGCTAAGGTAAGCAGCCAAAGCTTTTACAGGCAGGGCTACAAATCGCCTCTTTCTCTTTCTTGGTTATGCTGATGTCTACATTTGCAAGTAGGCAATTTGTCAACCCAGGCAGAGGAGAGAAAGGTACTTAATAAAGACTTTACTACTGATACTAATACAACCAACATAAAGATATGAAAACGATCTTTACCAGGGTACTTGTGTACTCATTCTATGGTATATTCATACAAATTGTACTGTGCAATTTGCTATTGGCGACCCCTCCGGGAGTTGCGCAAGAAGTAAGCACTAAAGAGATTCTTCTTAATCTCAGGCTGGAAAATGCTGATTTACTTACTGTATTCAAAAAAATAGAAGAGCAGACAGATTTCAATTTTGTTTACAATAGTAAGGACATTGACCAACAAACGATATTGAATCAGAATTATCGAAAAACTTCGCTCTACGATATTCTGATTGATATTTCCAAGCATGCTAAACTTGGTTTCAAGCGCGTCAATACCAATATAAATGTAAAAAAATTACCGTCCGGCCAGTTTGCTTCTGTTACAGAAGAAACGGCTACCATTACGGTATCAGGCACCATTACTTCAAAAACAGATGGAGAGGTATTGCCGGGTGTCAATATTATTGAAAAAAACTCTTCTAACGGTACTGTCACTGATATAGACGGTAACTATAGCATTAGCGTAGATGAAAACGCGATACTGATATTTTCGTCTATTGGTTTCCTTACCCAGGAAATAGAAGTAAACGGACGCACTACCATCAATGCTTCTTTGTCTGAAGATGTACAAAGCCTGGAAGAAATCGTAGTGGTTGGGTATGGCGTACAGGAACGTTCTGACCTGACCGGAGCAGTATCATCAGTGAAAGCTGAGGACGTGAAAAGTTTACCAGTCAGAAGTGTTTCTGAAGCCCTGCAGGGACGTGCTGCCGGTGTGCAGGTGACCCGTAATGATGGCTCACCGGGAGGAGACTCTAATATTGTAATCAGAGGAGCTGGTTCAATTGGTGGGATGCCTCCATTGTATATCGTGGATGGCGTGCGGATGGGCACAGGCAATAACTTTAACATGCAGGATGTAGAGTCTATAGAGATTTTGAAAGATGCCAGTGCGGCCGCCATTTATGGAGCGCAGGCCGCAGGAGGGGTAGTCCTGGTCACCACCAAAAGGGGCGCAGGGAAAGGAAAAGTAAATGTGGATTTTAACTCTTACTATGGTATTCGTGAACCGAGAAATTTGTACGATTTATTAAATACGTCTGACTATATTACTGCCAAAGAAGCTTTTGGTGTAAACACTAACGGATGGGATGATCCTAGCCAATTGCCCAATACTGACTGGGTAGATGAATTGTATACCAATGGTATAGAGCAAAGCTATTCACTCTCTCTTTCTGGTTCTACCGAAAAGACCAACTACTACCTGTCCGCCAATTATCAGCGGGAAGATGGCACCAAGATTGATAACTGGTTTGAGCGGTACGGCATCAGGTCCAACACAGATTACAGTATCAACAATCGCTTAAAAGTAGGAGAAACCCTCTACGCCTGGAAAACCGCTACTAACCCGGTACAGACCGCTACCTTTCCGTTCCGTTCGGCACCGGTAGTGGCTGTACATGATGAAACTAATCCATACGGAGGCTGGGCTAAAACAGGTTCGTTTTTTACCGGGCCAAATCTGGTAGGTAATGAGTATATCCACCATCGCAAGAACGAAACCTACGCCCTGGAAGGCAATATTTATTTGGATTGGGAGGTTATAGATGGCCTTAACTTCCGCTCTACCTTTGGTGCTTCTATTTATGCTTCTCGCAATTATCATTTTAGGGAAGCTCATGATTTTGGTGTGATTGTAAATCCCATCGCTTTCCTACAGCGGGATGAAAGCATACAGAAAAATTTTACCGGCAACTATGTGCTGACCTATGACAAAAGCATTGGCCTGCATCAGTTCAAAGTTATGGCAGGTTATGAGTCTTACCAGCAAGACCTGAGCAGTCTTAGTGGTCAGGCCCAGGGATTTCAGATAATTACCTATAACCTGGGCCTCAGTACGGATCCTAGCTCCAACAGAACCAGTGGGGGTGAATATCCACAAACACGCCTGCTCTCCCAGTTTGGCAGGTTAAATTACAGCTATGACGATAAGTATCTGTTTACCGCCAATATACGCAGAGATGGATCAGATCGTTTTGGCCCTACCAATAAATGGGGAGTATTCCCCTCCTTTTCAGTAGGATGGAAACTGACAGAAGAAGCTTTTCTCAGCAATGTTACTTTCCTGTCTAACCTGAAGCTGAGGGCTAGTTATGGAATACTGGGTAGCACAAGCAGTATCCCTCAGTTTACCTATCAGGCATCATACGGTGGTTCCGGTGGTACCAATATACATGGTTTACCGGATGGCAGCAGGGTCAAAGGTTATGCCCTAACCGCGCAACTGGCCAATGAGGATATCAAATGGGAAGAGGTACAACAGACAGATATAGGAGTAGATATTGGCCTGTTTGGAGATCGCCTGAATATTACCGCCGACTGGTACAGCAGGCAAACACAGGACATGATTTATCAGGTACCGGTACCATTAAGCTCTGGCTTTGCGGGTTCCAGTGTATATACCAACATCGGGCAGATGAGTAATAAGGGGGTTGAATTTGCCGTAGATTTTAGAGGAAGAAGAGGCGATTTTACCTACCGTATCGGGGCCAATGCCGCCTTTAACGAAAACCTGGTCAAAACGCTGGATGGCACTAATAATAATCCTATCAATGATGGCGCGGCTGGCGACTATCTGGAAAGCACTGTAGCCCGTACTGAAGCAGGACAGCCTTTAAGCCAGTATTATGGGTATATTGTGGATGGTATATTTCAGACAGATGCCGAAGTAACTGAGCTTAACCAACAGGCCCGGGAAGCCGGAGGATCTTCCTCAGAGTACTATCAGAACCAGGCCACTGGTGCCGGTGACCTCAGGTTCAGAGATATCAATGGTGACGGTCATATTACCATTGAGGATAAAACTTTTATAGGTAATCCATGGCCCAAAATGACGTATGGTATTAATCTAAATCTTGGCTGGAAAGGTTTTGACCTGACGGCTCTTTTTCAGGGGGTGCAGGGGGGGGATACTTATAATGGTAACAAATACTATACGCAGTATTTTGTAGGAGATTACAATACTACAGCGGATATATTCAATACTTCCTTTTTTAATGGAGGAGGCTTAACCGGTTCTCCACGGGTTGGCTTTACAGATGACTCAGGCAACTATGTACGGGACCCTAACGCCAACTACACCAGAATCTCCAGTTATTATGTGGAAGATGGATCTTATTTGAAGCTCCGTAATCTTCAGATTGGTTATACCTTTCCCAATGCCCTGACCAGCCGTATTGGCATCTCCAACCTCAGGCTTTATCTGCAAGGACAGAATCTACTGACGCTAACCTCATATTCAGGATTAGATCCGGAAGTGTTAGGGCGTAATGGTACCACCGGAAGAGGAATTGATACTATCTA
Proteins encoded:
- a CDS encoding IS110 family transposase; translated protein: MNHLFFIGIDVSKNTLDFAVRNQTHQLFHIKVDNSQVGIQQFKAACSANNVTLGSSLICCEHTGIYSQNILTLATQEHLSLWLESSLRIKRSLGLQPGKSDRIDAIRISEYAFRYADKVVNWQAERQVIIKLRQLVGLRKRLLNAKSILKVPLYEVADFQDRKLQKEMEKLNKKPIEALEKQIAEVEKKINELIKEDDSLFHLFSLVTSVEGVGPVVF
- a CDS encoding IS110 family transposase, encoding MVIATNEFKLFSCPRKFACYAGVVPFEHSSGISIRGGTRVSHIANKRVKKLLHMAALAVISKQGELATYYHRKVEEGKNKMSVINAVRNKLILRVFACVRENRKYEKNYMPALD
- a CDS encoding IS1 family transposase codes for the protein MKTDGKQNYYCKHGCRKQFQSDYQYRGAEPWIKPLVKRALVCNVGVRDCAHIFGISKEYVLDSIGRLSCQQGEWQPPSAYYLSVQLDEFWTFIGEKGRKKWLIYAYSLDKREIIAHEWGGRDAQTGKHLLHKLKKLSVGTYYTDDWPSFAKVLPSERHVVGKENTTISMV
- a CDS encoding RNA polymerase sigma factor — encoded protein: MNYNLSGLFDENPLSTDKRLWEEFRLGDRASYQKLYSLYLTDLYNYGYKIIPNRAVVTDQIQDLFIDLWKYKEGLSEVKSIKSYLYRSLRNRIIKEVSQNKYIFSDMEATYANSQVVLPFENKIIESQTQSETIKKLDKAFIALSKRQREVINLLFYEKLSYEEVADIMSINLRSVYTLAWKALSVLRKELTCLIFAVFVYLLFNEY
- a CDS encoding FecR family protein, which translates into the protein MDYQNYSVEDFVLDEKFRKWVLNPDKELNDFWIEWLDLYPYKAADVKQAIVLLRQISVRYDGLSEQQRSSMSFAIEEGIDAWEKSKMQESPERIKTVPLNAYAVTHQKLRASKVNKKWSGTWVLKIAASIVFIFGMFYGFYHNTQEAAQVSEIEYTEVVKENPYGQKLTVFLADGSKVILNAGSKISFTEPFHPDHRTVNLVGEAFFEVAQDSLRPFQVESAELTTIAIGTSFNIAAYPNDSFIEVSLSSGKVKVNYHERIGSDTAGVYFLLPGEQLGYNKRKQLLTKRTFDMDKVLAWKEGVIYLENEDQATVVKTLERWYGTQIKVEGQSASEWSVTAKFDNQSLKSVLTSLSYTMGFEFEIKENHVLIKYPTNT
- a CDS encoding SusC/RagA family TonB-linked outer membrane protein codes for the protein MKTIFTRVLVYSFYGIFIQIVLCNLLLATPPGVAQEVSTKEILLNLRLENADLLTVFKKIEEQTDFNFVYNSKDIDQQTILNQNYRKTSLYDILIDISKHAKLGFKRVNTNINVKKLPSGQFASVTEETATITVSGTITSKTDGEVLPGVNIIEKNSSNGTVTDIDGNYSISVDENAILIFSSIGFLTQEIEVNGRTTINASLSEDVQSLEEIVVVGYGVQERSDLTGAVSSVKAEDVKSLPVRSVSEALQGRAAGVQVTRNDGSPGGDSNIVIRGAGSIGGMPPLYIVDGVRMGTGNNFNMQDVESIEILKDASAAAIYGAQAAGGVVLVTTKRGAGKGKVNVDFNSYYGIREPRNLYDLLNTSDYITAKEAFGVNTNGWDDPSQLPNTDWVDELYTNGIEQSYSLSLSGSTEKTNYYLSANYQREDGTKIDNWFERYGIRSNTDYSINNRLKVGETLYAWKTATNPVQTATFPFRSAPVVAVHDETNPYGGWAKTGSFFTGPNLVGNEYIHHRKNETYALEGNIYLDWEVIDGLNFRSTFGASIYASRNYHFREAHDFGVIVNPIAFLQRDESIQKNFTGNYVLTYDKSIGLHQFKVMAGYESYQQDLSSLSGQAQGFQIITYNLGLSTDPSSNRTSGGEYPQTRLLSQFGRLNYSYDDKYLFTANIRRDGSDRFGPTNKWGVFPSFSVGWKLTEEAFLSNVTFLSNLKLRASYGILGSTSSIPQFTYQASYGGSGGTNIHGLPDGSRVKGYALTAQLANEDIKWEEVQQTDIGVDIGLFGDRLNITADWYSRQTQDMIYQVPVPLSSGFAGSSVYTNIGQMSNKGVEFAVDFRGRRGDFTYRIGANAAFNENLVKTLDGTNNNPINDGAAGDYLESTVARTEAGQPLSQYYGYIVDGIFQTDAEVTELNQQAREAGGSSSEYYQNQATGAGDLRFRDINGDGHITIEDKTFIGNPWPKMTYGINLNLGWKGFDLTALFQGVQGGDTYNGNKYYTQYFVGDYNTTADIFNTSFFNGGGLTGSPRVGFTDDSGNYVRDPNANYTRISSYYVEDGSYLKLRNLQIGYTFPNALTSRIGISNLRLYLQGQNLLTLTSYSGLDPEVLGRNGTTGRGIDTIYSYPRTRLFSVGIDLSF